The proteins below are encoded in one region of Oncorhynchus nerka isolate Pitt River linkage group LG15, Oner_Uvic_2.0, whole genome shotgun sequence:
- the LOC115142404 gene encoding stromal membrane-associated protein 1-like — protein sequence MTTRSEREKALKLNEQHQAILSKMLREDDNKYCADCEAKGPRWASWNLGVFICIRCAGIHRNLGVHISRVKSVNLDQWTAAQIQSIVDMGNSKSRQLYEANLPDNYRRPQTDQAVEFFIRDKYEKKKYYSKNVTNGHSPKDKESKREKETDRGTKLSYNAKREETRHVPKTSPVKTAEPPVNLLGLDAPTPAPANNGSAASTASSDLDIFGPMVSNPLPSSNAAAQFSQASSSTPASTPTQPPAATPSSGSAQGDLDLFSETGGGGGIKGEDTGAKKPLSKDSILSLYGNTSMPQMPQHQHQQAQPAGIYMNPAQMQFPVGIPQQQVPAGYQAFPGMGTGMPPTTVMGAMMAQNGAAMMGPNTGMMVGMTMPNGFMGQAPAAGMVGMAPRMMGVPQGGMPAGMVPAQGMQGMYAVQPGQQGHWNMGQMNQQMSGMSLNSAGGAMAFGQPASTMGGWAAAPSGQTLSNQLWK from the exons ATGACGACccgatcagagagagagaaggccctgAAACTCAACGAGCAGCATCAGGCCATTCTGTCCAAAATGCTGAGAGAGGACGACAACAAATACTGCGCCGATTGTGAGGCGAAAG GTCCAAGATGGGCATCATGGAACCTGGGAGTGTTTATCTGTATCCGATGTGCTGGCATCCACAGGAACCTTGGGGTTCACATATCACGGGTCAAATCTGTCAATCTGGACCAATGGACAGCAGCACAAATACAG AGCATAGTAGATATGGGCAACTCCAAGTCCAGGCAGCTTTATGAGGCCAACCTTCCAGACAACTACAGAAGGCCTCAGACAGACCA AGCAGTGGAGTTCTTCATCAGGGACAAGTATGAGAAGAAGAAATACTACAGCAAAAATGTGACCAATGGACACAGC CCAAAAGAcaaggagagcaagagagagaaggaaactgATAGAGGAACCAAGCTGTCATACAATGCCAAA AGGGAAGAGACCCGCCATGTCCCCAAAACCAGTCCTGTGAAGACAGCAGAACCTCCCGTCAACCTACTTGGCCTTG aTGCTCCAACACCTGCCCCTGCTAACAACGGTAGTGCTGCTAGCACAGCAAGCAGCGACTTGGATATCTTTGGCCCCATGGTGTCCAACCCCCTCCCCTCATCTAATGCTGCTGCTCAGTTCTCTCAG GCTAGCTCCAGTACCCCAGCCAGCACCCCAACACAACCCCCAGCAGCAACCCCATCCTCGGGCTCTGCCCAGGGAGACCTGGACCTGTTCAGTGAGACTGGTGGTGGAGGGGGCATTAAGGGGGAGGACACCGGGGCCAAGAAACCCCTCTCCAAGGACTCCATCCTGTCCCTGTATGGGAACACCAGTATGCCTCAGATGCCCCAGCACCAGCACCAGCAGGCCCAGCCTG CTGGTATATACATGAACCCCGCCCAGATGCAGTTTCCAGTAGGCATCCCCCAGCAGCAGGTCCCTGCTGGCTACCAGGCCTTCCCTGGCATGGGCACAGGCATGCCCCCCACCACCGTCATGGGTGCCATGATGGCTCAGAACGGCGCTGCCATGATGGGACCCAACACAGGTATGATGGTTGGCATGACGATGCCCAACGGTTTCATGGGACAAGCGCCCGCGGCCGGGATGGTTGGCATGGCCCCGAGGAtgatgggggtaccacagggggGAATGCCCGCGGGTATGGTGCCCGCTCAGGGCATGCAGGGGATGTATGCCGTCCAGCCTGGGCAGcagggacactggaacatgggacAG ATGAACCAGCAGATGTCAGGGATGAGTCTGAACAGTGCCGGGGGGGCCATGGCCTTCGGTCAGCCTGCCTCCACCATGGGAGGCTGGGCTGCCGCACCCTCCGGTCAGACCCTCAGCAACCAGCTCTGGAAGTGA
- the LOC115142400 gene encoding uncharacterized protein LOC115142400 has translation MLGWWISMVTQLNTLEGPESESQNIHQSVAEVLGDKYHYANDIDSSLLWTVGYTPYIPPALKGRSFLSVESFFLDEWEPLTLLQTPQVLSTSVSIEEDNLIQSAAGLVSQVLSTNVAIVENDQIQSAAGLVSQVMSTSVAIVENDQIQSAAGLVSQVLSTNVAIVENDQIQSAAGLVSQVLSTNVAIVENDQIQSAAGLVSQVLSTSVAIVENDQIQSAAGLVSQVLSTNVAIVENDQIQSAAGLVYQVLSTSVAIVENDQIQYAAGLVSQVLSTNVAIVENDQIQSAAGLVSQVLSTNVAIVENDQIQSAAGLVSQVLSTNVVIVENDQMQSAAGLVSQVLSTSVAIVENDQIQSAAGLVSQVLSTNVAIVENDLIQYAAGLVSQVLSTSVAIVENDQIQSAAGLLYQVLSTSVAIVENDQIQSAAGLVYQVLSTSVAIVENDMFQSATNLMSQDNEVDASATSLEQSAEKMSTSTTDVNDISTAAAKKKKRCGLFSSLWRALRGKNKKPGS, from the exons atgttgggct GGTGGATCTCAATGGTGACCCAACTCAACACCCTTGAAGGTccagagtcagagagtcagaACATCCATCAGAGCGTTGCAGAGGTACTTGGTGACAAGTACCACTACGCGAATGACATTGACAGCTCTCTGCTCTGGACAGTTGGGTACACCCCCTACATTCCCCCAGCTCTGAAAGGAAGAAGCTTCCTCTCTGTCGAGAGCTTCTTCCTGGATGAGTGGGAGCCACTGACACTCCTGCAGACTCCTCAGGTTCTGTCCACCAGTGTTTCCATCGAGGAAGACAACCTGATCCAGTCTGCTGCAGGCCTAGTGTCTCAGGTTCTGTCCACTAATGTTGCCATTGTGGAGAATGACCAGATCCAGTCTGCTGCAGGCTTAGTGTCTCAGGTTATGTCCACCAGTGTGGCCATTGTGGAGAATGACCAGATCCAGTCTGCTGCAGGCCTAGTATCTCAGGTTCTGTCCACTAATGTTGCCATTGTGGAGAATGACCAGATCCAGTCTGCTGCAGGCCTAGTATCTCAGGTTCTGTCCACTAATGTTGCCATTGTGGAGAATGACCAGATCCAGTCTGCTGCAGGCTTAGTGTCTCAGGTTCTGTCTACCAGTGTTGCCATTGTGGAGAATGACCAGATCCAGTCTGCTGCAGGCCTAGTATCTCAGGTTCTGTCCACTAATGTTGCCATTGTGGAGAATGACCAGATCCAGTCTGCTGCAGGCCTAGTGTATCAGGTTCTGTCCACCAGTGTGGCCATTGTGGAGAATGACCAGATCCAGTATGCTGCAGGCTTAGTGTCTCAGGTTCTGTCCACTAATGTTGCCATTGTGGAGAATGACCAGATCCAGTCTGCTGCAGGCCTAGTATCTCAGGTTCTGTCCACTAATGTTGCCATTGTGGAGAATGACCAGATCCAGTCTGCTGCAGGCCTAGTATCTCAGGTTCTGTCCACTAATGTTGTCATTGTGGAGAATGACCAGATGCAGTCTGCTGCAGGCTTAGTGTCTCAGGTTCTGTCTACCAGTGTGGCCATTGTGGAGAATGACCAGATCCAGTCTGCTGCAGGCCTAGTATCTCAGGTTCTGTCCACTAATGTTGCCATTGTGGAGAATGACCTGATCCAGTATGCTGCAGGCTTAGTGTCTCAGGTTCTGTCCACCAGTGTTGCCATTGTGGAGAATGACCAGATCCAGTCTGCTGCAGGCCTATTGTATCAGGTTCTGTCCACCAGTGTTGCCATTGTGGAGAATGACCAGATCCAGTCTGCTGCAGGCCTAGTGTATCAGGTTCTGTCCACCAGTGTTGCCATTGTGGAAAATGACATGTTCCAGTCTGCTACAAACCTAATGTCTCAGGATAATGAAGTTGATGCCAGTGCTACAAGCCTGGAGCAATCTGCTGAGAAAATGTCTACCTCTACCACTGATGTCAACGACATCTCAACTGCTGCtgccaagaagaagaagaggtgTGGATTATTCTCATCTCTCTGGAGAGCTCTCAGGGGGAAGAACAAGAAGCCTGGAA GCTAA